In the Candidatus Schekmanbacteria bacterium genome, TTTCGAGCTCTCTGAGTATTTCCATTCTTACATTATAAAATAAACTTTAATCTCGTAATAATATTTTTTTTCGCCTTCCAATGTCAAGATAAAAAAGTCCCCATTTGCAGTGGAACATATTGATTTTTCGTAATATTTTATTCAAGTTTGTCTTTGTCGGAAGGGTTGTATGGCTTGGATAGATATTTTTGTGCATAATCCTTGATATAGACATTTTCTTCGTTAGTTTCATTGATAGAAAGCACTTTTCGATAATAAACCTTTGCCAATTCTCTTTTTCCCATCACATCATAAATCATACCGATTCGCATATATGACCATTGGTCAACCCAATCTTCTTTTTCCAGTTTTTCCTTTGATGCAATTGCAAGGTTGTAGTGAAGAAGAGCAAGATTATATTTTTCCGTTTTAAAGTAGATTTCACCCCGCAGATATTCAGTGCGTCCTTTCCATATATTTGTAAAATTTTTTATTCCTTTCTTGATATTGTTTTCAATCTTCATTGCCGCTAATAATCCTTCTTTTTCTTTTTTCAATTTTGAATAGGCGATACCTTCCATATAAATGAATCTTGGATTGTAGGGATATTTGTTTTCAAGGTATTTTATGTGTTTCAGGGCTTTCTCAGGAGAATATTCGAAATAGATATATATGCTTGAAAGCACCAGTCGCGCTTCAGCCGCTCCATAGACGCCCTTTTCTGCACAAAGTTCAAGCTGTTCTATTCCTTTTTCCCTGTCGCCGCTAACAGCAAGTAGAAATGCAAGCACCTTGATGACTCCCGGCAGTCGTGAGACAAAGTAGTTATACATCCCCAGCCCTAAATATGCCTCGTAATTATTAGGATTGATTTTTACTGCTTCTCGAAGCATTTTCGTTCCCTTTCGTGCATTTAGATAGGCGCTTATCCACTTATGCTTTATAAGAGAAACTCTTGCTTTGAATCCATATGCGCCGCCTAAATAGAAATATGCCTTTGATTTATCTTTCGCGCTCTTCAATTCCTTTTCAGCTTTTTCGATTGTTTTATCAAGCCATTGGTCAAGCTCATCAACTTTACTTAAATTATAATTGAAGAAAAGCTGTCCCCAGTAAATCATAGCAGTATAGAAATATGGTGCCGGGTCATCAGGATTCTTTCTTCTTGCTTTTTCCATATGCTTGTGGGCGATATCAAAATCCAGATTATAGATTGCATCGATTCCGGCTTTGATATCTC is a window encoding:
- a CDS encoding tetratricopeptide repeat protein, which gives rise to MINKREIFPLSKFFKQKICIFYLFVSLLFLMPLSAKCADNSFIDRDIKAGIDAIYNLDFDIAHKHMEKARRKNPDDPAPYFYTAMIYWGQLFFNYNLSKVDELDQWLDKTIEKAEKELKSAKDKSKAYFYLGGAYGFKARVSLIKHKWISAYLNARKGTKMLREAVKINPNNYEAYLGLGMYNYFVSRLPGVIKVLAFLLAVSGDREKGIEQLELCAEKGVYGAAEARLVLSSIYIYFEYSPEKALKHIKYLENKYPYNPRFIYMEGIAYSKLKKEKEGLLAAMKIENNIKKGIKNFTNIWKGRTEYLRGEIYFKTEKYNLALLHYNLAIASKEKLEKEDWVDQWSYMRIGMIYDVMGKRELAKVYYRKVLSINETNEENVYIKDYAQKYLSKPYNPSDKDKLE